A window of the Poecile atricapillus isolate bPoeAtr1 chromosome 17, bPoeAtr1.hap1, whole genome shotgun sequence genome harbors these coding sequences:
- the UBALD2 gene encoding UBA-like domain-containing protein 2 gives MSVNMEELRHQVMINQFVLAAGCAADQAKQLLQAAHWQFETALSAFFQETNIPSSHHPPQMMCTPSNTPATPPNFPDALAMFSKLRTSESLQSSNSPITSMACSPPGSFSPFWASSPPSHQPAWLPPSSPTTHGLHHHLHHPQPSWPPTPPAPAPPQKAVATMDGQR, from the exons aTGTCCGTGAACATGGAAGAGCTGCGGCACCAGGTGATGATCAACCAGTTCGTGCTGGCGGCGGGCTGCGCCGCCGACCAGGccaagcagctgctgcaggcggCACACTGGCAGTTCGAG ACAGCCCTCAGCGCCTTCTTCCAGGAGACCAACATTCCCAGCAGCCACCACCCCCCCCAGATG aTGTGCACCCCCAGCAACACGCCGGCCACGCCGCCCAACTTCCCGGACGCGCTGGCCATGTTCTCCAAGCTGCGCACCTCGgagagcctgcagagcagcaacAGCCCCATCACCTCCATGGCCTGCTCCCCCCCGGGCAGCTTCAGCCCCTTCTGGGCCTCCTCGCCCCCCAGCCACCAGCCTGCCTGGCTGCCCCCATCCTCACCCACCACCCACGGCCTCCACCACCACCTGCACCACCCACAGCCCTCCTGGCCCCCCACCCCCCCGGCCCCTGCCCCCCCACAGAAAGCCGTGGCCACCATGGATGGGCAGAGATAA
- the LOC131585985 gene encoding uncharacterized protein LOC131585985, which translates to MGVHGHLKPLAGKEPSEIQQRSAAMATLTLGTMLDVALGSSRAGAVDFEQLYNLLNGMLLHLGLRDLPVQENGEPLEGAEGSPFSAAFLEELMRKVEANEKELAEVRARCQQLNEEVTEMKVEQSRMTEDMQRMKENFGVDSLDDLRNQLLESVMSAVRDMLMGDQDSPDQPSSRQINPLDDDELIVIGNEITLVERTPVPRPVSPLPPKAETEDREKDSLEATTSSHPVSFGADDVGQIKDEEIKISISEAEALPSHLDVPPEMTDVGEIKDEEIEMSISKKKSLDDRVTASRMHPGAPGTHPPVQRVQSLRGTPGTQTPRIPGESVAGTSSKLLTPKEEHGGGSSRMESPPAKPGMMVLKVPSSKYSPCEPLVRLRSEIPSTPPLSPGLSGRLCHARKQYQTQEQREQAADGYSRRSPMYCGGKHTSTYPVQPMEPLLPDPNKPGVIELVGKDGLVYRGRDA; encoded by the exons ATGGGTGTACATGGGCACCTGAAACCCTTAGCTGGGAAGGAACCTTCTGAAATTCAGCAAAG ATCAGCAGCAATGGCAACACTCACTCTGGGCACGATGCTGGATGTTGCCCTCGGGTCAtcaagagctggagctgtcgACTTTGAGCAGCTGTACAACCTCCTGAATGGGATGCTTTTGCACCTGGGCCTGCGGGATCTGCCTGTCCAGGAGAACGGGGAACCACTGGAGGGGGCCGAGGGAAGCCCTTTCTCTGCCGCTTTCCTTGAGGAGTTAATGCGGAAAGTGGAAGCCAATGAAAAAGAACTCGCTGAG GTCCGGGCTCGTTGCCAGCAGCTCAATGAGGAGGTCACTGAGATGAAGGTGGAGCAGTCCCGCATGACAGAGGACATGCAGAGGATGAAGGAGAATTTTGGCGTG GACTCGCTGGATGACCTCCGTAACCAGCTGCTGGAAAGTGTCATG TCCGCCGTGAGGGACATGTTGATGGGCGACCAAGACTCCCCAGATCAGCCTAGCTCCAGGCAGATAAATCCGTTGGATGACGACGAGCTGATTGTCATCGGCAATGAAA TTACCCTCGTGGAAAGGACACCCGTACCAAGGCCTGTCAGCCCCCTGCCCCCCAAGGCCGAGACAGAGGACAGAGAGAAGGATTCCCTGGAGGCAACTACGAGCAGCCACCCAGTCTCCTTCGGGGCAGATGACGTGGGACAGATCAAGGATGAAGAGATCAAGATAAGTATCTCTGAGGCAGAGGCTCTTCCCAGCCACCTGGATGTTCCCCCTGAGATGACCGATGTGGGAGAGATCAAGGATGAAGAGATCGAGATGAGCATCTCCAAG AAAAAGAGTTTGGATGACAGAGTCACCGCCTCGAGAATGCATCCAGGAGCCCCTGGCACCCACCCCCCAGTCCAGCGGGTGCAGTCATTACGAGGCACCCCAGGAACCCAGACCCCCAGGATCCCAGGGGAGAGTGTGGCTGGGACCAGCAG CAAGCTCCTGACACCCAAGGAGGAACATGGAGGAGGCAGCTCCAGGATGGAGTCACCCCCAGCTAAACCTGGAAT GATGGTCCTAAAGGTGCCCTCTTCCAAGTACTCACCTTGTGAGCCGCTTGTGCGCTT ACGCTCTGAGATCCCATCCACGCCACCGCTATCCCCTGGCCTCTCCGGGCGCCTGTGCCATGCTCGCAAGCAGTACCAAACACAGGAGCAAAG GGAGCAGGCAGCTGACGGGTATTCCCGCAGATCACCGATGTACTGTGGGGGTAAACACACCAGCACCTACCCCGTGCAGCCCATGGAGCCCCTGCTTCCAGACCCCAACAAG cccGGCGTGATTGAACTGGTGGGCAAGGATGGACTCGTGTACCGGGGCCGGGATGCCTAG
- the PRPSAP1 gene encoding phosphoribosyl pyrophosphate synthase-associated protein 1 isoform X3, with amino-acid sequence MELLIMAYALKTSCARNIIGVIPYFPYSKQSKMRKRGSIVCKLLASMLAKAGLTHIITMDLHQKEIQGFFSFPVDNLRASPFLLQYIQEEIPDYRNAVIVAKSPGAAKRAQSYAERLRLGLAVIHGEAQCTEQDMDDGRHSPPMLKNATVHPGLELPLMMAKEKPPITVVGDVGGRIAIIVDDIIDDVESFVAAAEILKERGAYKIFVMATHGLLSADAPRLIEESSIDEVVVTNTVPHEVQKLQCPKIKTVDISLILSEAIRRIHNGESMAYLFRNITVDD; translated from the exons atggagctgctgatcaTGGCCTATGCACTGAAGACTTCCTGTGCCAGGAACATCATTGGGGTCATCCCCTACTTCCCCTACAGCAAACAGAGCAAAATGAGGAAGAGGGGCTCCATAGTCTGCAAGCTGCTGGCTTCAATGCTTGCCAAGGCAG GTTTAACACATATTATTACTATGGACCTTCATCAAAAGGAAATCCAAGGCTTCTTCAGCTTTCCAGTAGACAACCTGAGAGCATCCCCTTTCTTGCTTCAGTATATACAGGAAGAA ATTCCAGATTACAGAAACGCAGTTATTGTAGCCAAATCTCCTGGTGCTGCTAAAAG GGCTCAGTCCTACGCTGAGAGGCTGcggctggggctggcagtgatCCATGGAGAGGCTCAGTGCACAGAGCAGGACATGGATGATGGGCGTCACTCCCCTCCGATGCTCAAAAATGCAACTGTGCATCCTGGCCTGGAGCTGCCAT TGATGATGGCCAAGGAGAAACCGCCAATAACTGTGGTTGGAGATGTTGGAGGAAGAATTGCCATCATTGTG GATGACATCATTGATGACGTGGAAAGCTTTGTAGCTGCTGCAGAGATCCTGAAAGAGCGTGGAGCCTACAAGATTTTTGTGATGGCTACTCATGGGCTCCTGTCAGCAGATGCTCCCCGTCTCATAGAGGAATCCTCCATTGATGAG GTGGTAGTGACCAACACTGTTCCTCACGAGGTGCAGAAGCTGCAGTGCCCCAAGATAAAGACTGTGGATATCAGTTTGATCCTCTCGGAAGCCATCCGGCGGATCCACAACGGCGAGTCCATGGCCTATCTCTTCCGCAACATCACTGTTGATGACTAG